One genomic segment of Oncorhynchus masou masou isolate Uvic2021 chromosome 16, UVic_Omas_1.1, whole genome shotgun sequence includes these proteins:
- the LOC135557337 gene encoding zinc finger protein 180-like: MSSQRFSPPDENEEVCWTEKEGLWLNVVVKEEAEEDVTIQKQVEGEAVTVKEEENDVSVKEEEDAFRVKEEVTVKEEEEEDDACFRVKEEEGEMTVTLKKEEETGYLGSVSQRNVNSSNGSKVERALINTRERQDYRGSSGESQQQQHDAEEAEKSLFRSEHLKKHQQRPTLTNPYCCSDCEKNCKSSSELKIHQRIHTGEKPYHCSHCGMSFSRSYSLKTHLLIHTGEKSYSCTQCGKSFTTSSNLTKHQKTHTTEKPYSCDQCGKSYVTSSYLTLHQRTHTGEKSYSCDKCDKSYVTSSSLTVHQRTHTGEKPFSCNQCGKSFTTSSSLKVHKRTHTGEKPCSCTQCGKSFTRSSSLQMHQRIHTGEKPYSCNQCGKSFTQPNGLILHQRTHTGEKPYSCTQCGKSFIQASCLKVHVRTHTGEKS; the protein is encoded by the exons ATGAGCTCACAAAGGTTCTCCCCTCCTGATGAAAACgaggaggtctgctggacggaaAAAGAGGGGCTGTGGCTGAACGTTGTTGTgaaagaggaggcagaggaggatgtcacaatacaaaaacaagtggagggtgaggctgttacagtgaaagaagaagagaatgaCGTTTCAGTAAAAGAAGAGGAAGatgcgttcagagtgaaagaggaagttacagtaaaagaagaggaggaagaggatgatgcATGTTTtcgagtgaaagaggaggagggggagatgactgTGACATTGAAAAAGGAGGAGGAAACTGGATATTTGGGCTCGGTTTCCCAAAGGAATGTTAACTCATCCAATGGTTCTAAAGTTGAACGGGCCCTGATTAATacta gagagagacaggactatcgtggatcctctggggagtctcaacaacaacaacatgatgctgaagaggcagagaagagtctcttcAGATCAGAACACCTCAAGAAACATCAGCAGAGACCCACATTGACGAATCCttactgctgctctgactgtgagaAGAATTGCAAATCTTCATCAGAACTTAAAATACACCAGAGAAtccacacaggagaaaagccgtACCACTGCTCTCATTGTGGAATGAGTTTCTCTAGATCATATTCATTGAAAACACACCTGctaattcacacaggagagaaatcttatagctgtactcaatgtggaaagagttttactacATCTTCCAATCTGACTAAacaccagaaaacacacacaacagagaaaccttatagctgtgatcaatgtgggaagagttatGTTACATCTAGCTATCTGActttacaccagagaacacacacaggagagaaatcttacaGCTGTGATAAATGTGATAAGAGTTATGTTACATCTAGCTCTCTgacagtacaccagagaacacacacaggagagaaaccatttagctgtaatcaatgtgggaagagttttactacatctagcTCTCTGAAGGTacacaagagaacacacacaggagagaaaccctgTAGCTGTAcccaatgtggaaagagttttactcgGTCAAGCTCCCTGCAAATGCACCAGAGAATACATACAGGTGAGAAACCAtatagctgtaatcaatgtgggaagagttttactcagccAAATGGACTGATATTACaccagcgcacacacacaggagagaaaccgtatagttgtactcaatgtgggaagagttttattcAGGCAAGCTGCCTGAAAGTACACGTGAGAacgcacacaggagagaaatcttaa